TTCCATCAAACACTGTTTCGACAGTCCAGTAAAGACTCCACTGTACGGGAAACGTTTGTGATATTCACAGTGTGATGAGTCAAATATCGAACGTCTGTGTTAGAGTGGATCTTgtaatatgaatataaaacatGACTACATTGAAATtccttttgtttgaaaatgataTGATGTTAGCTATGTTACCAAACTTTCTCCTGCATTCTTTAGTGCTTGTCAGACACAATATGCTTTGTACTGTAAAACTCTgataagatttttttataatattgaaCTTTAAACTTTCATATACAATAAGAATTGCTGTTAAAATGTGCTCTTATCCACACTGCGAGCTCCTTACCTCTCTTCCTCTACTGCACCGAgccctctttttttaaaccacgtGATGGGTTAGAATAAATATCATTACAGCAGGGCTCCTCCAGCCGAACGCCTTGTGCTTCTCTTGACAATACACATAAGGGCCCTGCACCATTTTGCATCCCCATTTTGCAGCTGATCGCTCGAGCCGTGGAAGGCGAAACCGCGACGCACAGCTAGTTGACTCCTTGTGCAGCCGCTgaggaagaagcagcagcagcaggaggaggaggaggatccCTGCTTGTCCCTTGTTCCGATTTGGAGTCCCGGCTCGATCCCGACTGTGTGTTATTCCGTGTCTCTGCATGTTCCACTAAAAACTCCTGGCCTCTGTCCGCTCCCCCCTCGCCTCCTCCCGCCTCCCCAGTTGCCAGCTGCTTCATCCTCAAGTTAATGGAGCCGTAAGTCCTCTTGGGCCGAACAAACACCGCCCTGCGTCTGTACATCTCGCCTCGGCAGATGGACACCATGAGCAGCACAGACAGGAACATCCCCCCCAGAGTCAGCAGGCCCAGGCCCGCAATGATGCACTTGTCTAGATGGGAGCCCAGCTGGGCATAGTACATCTCCAGCTTCTCCATTTGCCGCGCCGACACTGAGTCTGGGTCAACTTTGGCCTCGCGGGGAATGGTGTAAGCGATGACCACCAAGACGATCCCACTCACCAGGAAGACCAGAGCAAAGATGAAGCCATAATCCGCGGCGTGATCCTCAGTTGGGGGCAACTCTCTGAAGTCCTGTCCATCCTCCTGTGCTCCAcctccttcctcctcatcaTATGACTGTGGGGAGAGCTCCTGATGCTTCTGCTGCCcctgaaagaaacaaataacagaGCAGACCGAACAGAGAAAtcagaaaaggaaagaagaaattagcatgacaaaaagagaaaatgagagcaACATAGCACCAAGAATAAACTCAATGTCgaagaagaaattaaaataaaacaccacaaaagaaaaatatgaagaaGAGATGTAAAGCTGAAGTTTTTAATAGTCAACATTTGAGTTAGATTCTAAAGGGCAGTgagggaaaaataaatagattttctttatttgaatcATTTATGGCTTTAGAGGGCATTTCAGAAAACATTAAGTCACACAAGACGTTAAATATTTAAGCAAAGATAGAGGTTGTCTTTGAAAGTACGTTTTCCAGGCAGGTTTTTGTGACTTTGTTAACCTCTCACCATGTACCTGACCTAACTTTTAATTACTATAAGTGATGTAGGTGACAACCTAATTTGTCAATGCTCAAACGGAGTTGTTGTTTCGTCAGAAGAAGGACTTGTCCACGAGCATCCAACCCATTGCAGCTGTTGgaattttaaatgcagaacaCCATCGGACAGGTGTTTCAAATGGACTGGAGACTGAGTTAACTGGTGACCATCTACTGAATGTCGGTGGTTGAGACAGGAACCACATTACCTGCTCTTGTCAGTGACATTTTAtcgtatttttttattactttatcaaaaaaacatgcattttccttttttcaataGCTGTAACTGGTTGACGTCACTCGTGAAACACCAGCTAAGCCCACTGTTTGCCCCAAGTACACTGGGGTCCCACGGTTTAGATTTAGCTGGGTTTCTGTACAGTTAACTTCACGGTAATGTTTGGAAACCGCAGTATGGCATATTTTCCTTGTCATGATAAAAAATACTAATACAAACAGCTGTTGATGAGGTTTTCTACTTTGGGACACGAGTTGAAATCGTTATTGTCACTTGGCGGTGAGAAGGGCTGTGGGGGAACTCGTTACCTTGTTATTGGCTGAAGTTGAGGGTAGGCAGCTCGCTGACACGGTCGCCCCTTGCTGCCGCTGGTGGTTTTGCTCCTCGTCCTGTTGGTAGGAGGCGTTCTCGAAGCCCCGGGCGGCGCAGCCCGGCGTGGCCGCTGTCCAGGGCACTGACGCCGGCGTAGGAGACTCGCCTCTCCGGCCCCCTCCGGCCCGCAGCTCCCGGAGCTCTACGCCGTTGAAAGAGGACTCCATCTAAATCTGACGCTCATGTCTTCACAGCTCCTCTGCTCTGCATTATCGTcactaaataaagaaaatgatgatTGAGTTACAATATACTCTGACTATAAACTAACTAATGGCCTAAAATAATATTCCTTTTGGGACACAGTGCCTGTGGTGATCAATAATGTGATACAATAGACCTACTTCATATCATATTTATGGTTTCAACCCTTAAATATTGATGCATGTAGGAGTAAAAGTACATTAGTGACACACAGCCTCATATTTTATCCCACTGTCctgatatattattattttacagtgcTGGAGTGTAAGTAAGTAATTGTTAAGGAGCTGTTCTCATGGACAGTTTACTCATATACttgaatattttccattttatgaaatattgtactttttacgccacttcaattattttaaactttgcaGAGcagaattttacatttcatccaTAAAATAAGCATTAATATTACAAAGTAATTAAGATACATAACAGCACCTAAAATTGGGCCTTTGTTCACTAAAAACAGGTTATGTGttaattaaaaatgctgttCCAGTAACATAATTGATAGGTTTTGCCCTTTTTCCTCCTTTCGTCATCACTGTCGccatcatttctttctcttaaaCACGAGGGGAGTCAAAATCAGActctaaatgattaaaaacacatcagtgagacGTTTCAAGTCCAAGATCGGGTTTCCAGACGTCTTTTGTGCCTCACGAGTGGTGggaagtaactaagtacattatTTAAGTGCAGTTTTGACATTTCAGCTTTGAGTATTTCGATTTTCTCCTTTGACTTCGCTATGTTTTAAACacaagttttcttttaatccCTCAGATactttttagataaaaaaaactatatgatTATCAGACTTTATTGACCGTCAGTGGGAAGCTCAAACTCTTATACCCCCCAGTGTGTAACGTTATTCCAATTAGAGTCTTCAGATTCAAAACATATGATCATCATAACAGTGGATAAGGTTATTAAGACCAGCTCCATTGTTTCCAACTGCAACATAAAAGTGAATAAATTAATCCGTCAATAATTACAATCCACAAATATCATATTTATGTGAAATGAGGCCATACTGTGTaaagagtacttttacttatgaAAACTCATCATTTTTGATACTTTTGCACTTTAGTAGACttttaaatgcaggacttttactctGCAGTGCTGTATTGCTACTTTTTTCTTGAAGTAAATGATCTTTGTTCTTCTTCCATCACTGCCACTAACTCCACGTTCGGTTGTTATGCAGATAAATTTGCTAATATTCATATTTAAGAAGctgcaatgtgtgttttttttattttttatttgccagTTTTGCTTCAGCAACACATGTCCACTGGCAATTTCTGCTGACCATCTGATTAATTCACTAATAATTTCAGCTCTGGGTTTGTGGGTTTGCTGCACATGAAGTGAACAAAATTAAGCCAAAACAATCAGTaagacattttgtgtctatCACTtcatattatgtgtgtgtgtgtgtgtgtgtgtgtgtgtgtgtcagtgcttcACAGGAGATAAAGTCAAACCGTGTGGCTGCGTGATTATCATGTCACGGCCCGGGGTGTGAGCGTTCTTCACACAGCCGCCCATCTGTGCGCGCACCCTGCTATTATAATCAGAAGCCGGTATGAATATTAACAGCAGCCTGATAGCTGTAATCTGCTTTACGAGCCTGTCATCGATCCTCCTGACACATTAGCCTTTTCCCATGCATCCAATCAAGGCGGAGCTGCAATTTCACCCACAAAAATTGTCCTTTTTTACGGGAATATGTGGATTTGTGCTCCCGGAAAGCATCACATATCATTGCAGCTGCAGCCGGTTAATCTCCGGAGAGCTCCGGGCTAAAAAGCCCACTGACACAGTTACCGTGGATCATCTCGTCCACCCGCCGGTTCGCCTCCACCACTGTGACCTTGTGATGCGCCAGACTGCAAAAACTTGGACCaggcgcgcgcgcgcgtgtgcgCGTAAGTGTGTCCGTGTGTGCAGGGGAGATGATATCAGGATGAGCCGGGACTGATAAGCACCACAGCGACTAACACGTTATTCATTATCCCGACCCGACCGCTGATAACGCGGACTGGAAGAGGAGCGGGAGCCCGAGTCAACGGATGATCGGATTCCGAGCAAAATTACGCAAAGATTAACAGGGGACACAAGTGCCGAGTCCTCCGGAAGAATACA
This genomic interval from Channa argus isolate prfri chromosome 5, Channa argus male v1.0, whole genome shotgun sequence contains the following:
- the tmem74b gene encoding transmembrane protein 74B; the protein is MESSFNGVELRELRAGGGRRGESPTPASVPWTAATPGCAARGFENASYQQDEEQNHQRQQGATVSASCLPSTSANNKGQQKHQELSPQSYDEEEGGGAQEDGQDFRELPPTEDHAADYGFIFALVFLVSGIVLVVIAYTIPREAKVDPDSVSARQMEKLEMYYAQLGSHLDKCIIAGLGLLTLGGMFLSVLLMVSICRGEMYRRRAVFVRPKRTYGSINLRMKQLATGEAGGGEGGADRGQEFLVEHAETRNNTQSGSSRDSKSEQGTSRDPPPPPAAAASSSAAAQGVN